In Colletotrichum destructivum chromosome 1, complete sequence, the sequence GGCTGTTCAGTATGGACTGTATCGTAGCATCGCAGTgctggcagcagcagcggcagcaagcATCAAGGGTCTTGGGGGATAGAGGAGAGGATACACAACAGCGGATGCCTGTAGGAtaaggagaaggaggaggaagggggggggagtcCAAGGGCGTGTAGGAGATTTGTTGTATGGGATTGGAAGTTGAAGGGGTGGCAGAAGTACAGATAGAAGCAGAACAACAGCCGAGTGAATGACGCCGGAAGATACACCGGGGAAAGATGTCAGAGAGACGATGAGTGGAAAAAGTGAGGGGGGAGTGatggaagggagggagggaaggggggcgtGTATTTTGGCGTCAAGTTGAACGCTTACAAGCACGGAGAACCCTGCCGTGGGCCAAGCCTCCGTCCCCCTGACGCCCGCAATCAGACAcccatcgtcctcttcttcgatGCGATGGCATAGAAGGAAGACCCGAGCGGTGTTGGTTCGAACAGCCAGCGGTGGCCATGCCGGATACGACGTACGTGGTCGCGGCCCTCATTACGCGACACGGCGCACGGCGCACCGCCACGACTTTGACTTGGATGGATTTATGCGCACCGCAAACGATGTTCGGGCCGCTGGTGGTGCCCGTTGCTTGGTGATGCTTGTTGTCGGCATCGACCCCCATCAGAGGAAACGCTGGCGTGGCGTGATCCGCCAACTGTGATGTCAACCAAACGGTGATTGCCAACCCGCAACGGGAAAGCATTTTGAGTGATTGTGACGCGCGATCCGTGGTGATTAaacgccggccttggccccCCGGGTCGACCGACCGCCCACCGGTACGaccctttctttttttccctcttaTTTTTTATTACCACAGGCTGTTTCAAAACCCCATTGACAATCGAGACGGGAATGCTGGGTGACggaacagggggggggggggttcgccTGTAGACGTATGTGTGAatgtgtctctctctgttctGATTGCATGTCTCAAAGGGTGCCACAGCCGAGGCATGCAGGAGTAAGATGAGCCATCGGATTGGAACCATGAGCCGCATGGGGGAAAAAGACGATCGAGTAGCGGCGACGAGTTAGCACACGCTAGAGTCTAGGAGTGAGTGGTGTGAGCTGAAGACAGCCTGCAGGGCGCATGTAGGGATTGACGATGGCAGCTGAGTGTGTCGCCAGACCGGACCAGTCTGTGAGTTGAGTATCAGAGTGAGTGAGTCTACCACAGTTCAcgacctacctacctacctaggtacccaaGTACAGAGTGCAtatctaggtaggtaggtaggtggcAGTGTTGGCGATGAGTTGTCAAAGTCGATTCCGTGCGTGAGTTGGCGGGGCAAGTACTTGTATGACCTGGCATTTGCCCGCAACCACCTTCGCCAGCTGTCACCAGCCCCCAGTAGCCAACCCCCGATAGCCAGCCCCCCATCGCAGCCACGATGACCCCAGCACCCGCGCAGCCGCGGCAGGAGAGTTCCTGTTCCTGAATCCTGCTTGCTTTCATTACAGGGTTTGCCGATGCAAGGTGTGAGTGAGGGGGGGGATGGTAACCGGTTCCAGGCTGGCGGAGCCAATGACGACGGGCTTTTTGGGTGTGTCCAAGACGCTAAAATGAACAGCGGGAGGGCAGAAATTCAAGCCTACCAagataaaaataaaaaaaggaagaaaatCGAGATGGAAAAGAGATGgaggaccccccccccctactAGTATTAGTAAGTGCTTGCCTGTCAACGTCATGTACCACTTCCAGCTTACACCGCAGTCGAGGTACAAACCACCTCTTCTCATCGACATCTTGCTTTGTGCGGTAACTCACAACAGAGGGGGACAAGTACTTTCACTTCCACATAAAGCACATTGACGACATCCCTGTCTATCCCGTATCCCATCTTTCCGTCTCAACTTTTTTTCCAAAGACAAAAAAGACGAGGCCttgcctggcctggcctggctcGGCTCAGCAAGTCAGTCGTAGGCGTAGgaggtgtggtgtggtgtggtgtaCGCGGGAGCTACGGAATGCACCGTTGCAAGCTTGAAGAAGGCAAGCCTCCAATAGTCGCCCAATCGCCTCCTGCTACCCGTCACAGTCAAGCTGGAAAAAAAGAGGCCGCCGTCCAACCACTGACTCTAGACACATGCACGCCAAAGGCTAATCCCGCGTTGCGACTTGCCTGACAACTCTCGTCTTCTGGATCCGTGCTGGCTCAGGCCCTGAGCTGCCGCAGTAGCATCAACTGCAAGAGCTGCCAGCTGGCCTGCGCTCGCCAttcccgccgccgtcattCACACCGTTGACGCCGTTCCAACGCCCCGAGCCAGCCACGCCGGGCGAATGGCGATCTGCGCCAGGGAAGCCAACCAGAACTTCAGAAGGACTCCAGGCTCCAGAGAGCCCTACCACTGGCAACTGctaggggggggggaggggaggttcCGCATCTCAAACTGCAAAAGGGTGAATCCCACACAGCCCGGCATCAGAAATACGGGGGGCGGGCGCATCGCATTTGCAGCGACACAAGAGCAAGGGCCTCCGCTGCTCGCATGAACAGCGGGTTTGAGCCATTTTGACCTCTTCGGTCGTTCGCGTCTCACAAGTCATGCCGCTGGGATGTCCTTGCAGTCAGATCAGACCGAGAAGTTCCGTGCTTCCTGCCAGGCTCCCCTGCGTCATGTATGATGtgctcccctcccctggACTCCGGAAAGGCAATGATGACGAAAAGGTCGGTTCCCGTTTTTGCAGGCGCACAAAGTTAGGACGACATGAGAGGGTTCGGTCGATTTACCAGGATCATGTGAAACTCAGTCAACTCACTCCATGTTGACATACGACGGCATTCGTATAGGTACGAAGAAGAGTTGAGGAAGTCGCACTGCACACGATAACGGACGACAATGCCGGCACCATGTTGTCCCACAACCAACCGCATCAATTCCAAAACTGTTCAATCAGTCAATCGGCCGTATGATTCAAGGAGCGACTTCCTGGGGTCTTAGCAATAGGACGAGAAGAGAAAgtaaaaagaaagaagagaagaagaaggaaaaaaaagccGCATTTACAACGAGCCAATAACAATGGCCTTGCCTCCCCAACAGCTACATCGTTTTGGCGGGAACCCGCATCACCACTGCGGAAAATAAATTAACATTAAAATGACTTTTGGGGCTCTTCCTCCTAGGTCTTTGTGCCGTGGGAGCTTGGAAGGATGGGGTCGCGAGTCGACGGTTTGTTTCAAGCCGGCAGGATTTTTTAAGATGAGGTGCGATCCGCTCTCGTTCCACGCGCGGGGGGGGTTTTCCTTAGTCCGCCCGTTGCTGCGATTGATAATTGATGAACGGAAGTCTCGGgagcggggagggggctgcTGGATTCGGTCGAAAGGCCAGGGCCCGGTGAGGAgtttttttgttgttgtcgagATCCGTCATCTTTGGTAGCATACTCTGGAGCGGGCTCGCCAAGTCTGATTTGATCTCCGGTGGCCGATGCGATACCCACCCTGCATCCCTGTTTATCCTACCAACGCTTGGGGTTACCATGTACcggtgctgttgctgttgctgtcaCTGTCACCGCCAGCCGACGAAGGTTTTCGTGTTGAAGACAGGGGACTGCAGAGAGTTCTGAGGTGGCTTCTCGGTAATTCGACAAGACCAATTGAATACAGAGTACAGGACTATAGCTCTCACTCATAACTCTCATTCCACTCCTCACTCAAAGCttattctctctctctctctctctctctctctctctctctctctctctctcacacacacacacctcaGTCCTCACCCGCCGTTCCTCAAGTTCACCGAGTGattgagtgagtgagtgaaagACAGGGTTCGAGATCACGTGCCCTGCCACGGGAATGGCGTTATCGACGATAAGGTGCCAGACCGGCTTTTCGTCGGGCAAGTCTCCGATgcggcaacgacggcgccgataGAAACCGGGGGCTATTACTGCATGCagcaggggggaggggaaggaggatTGCTGATTATCGATTGTCGGTTCcccatcggcggcgatgcgaAAGTCGGAGGAAGAGATACAGATAACGAACGCAGCACGGAAGCGGAGAGGCCTTTTTAAAACAAAGGGCCAAAATTCACGATTGAGCTTCGGTGCTTCAAACTCTCCTTCCGTTGAACGCTctgcaggccctcgacgatTGGTCCTTGGCACTTCACTTAAGCTTTACTCCTCACTCCCCGTCCACGGCCCCTCTCTCCCGTCGTCATGACCGGCTCCGCTGACGGCCTCCCCGTTGCCACGGAGACTTCGCCGCTGCTGCGCAACTCCGGCTCGGAGaccgccaacggcaccaccgtcgaggtcgagaatGGCCACGCCAACGGCGccccggccgcggccgacgacgccaacgatAACCGGGACGGCAACCCggagatggccaagaagatgcACATCCTCCTCCCGGCCGTCAGCATCGGCGTATgttctcccccccctctctgcccctcccccgcccaCATCCGGGGCCCGTATCCGGCGCAAACTTTcgttcccccccccccgaagAGACCGCTCACTAACCCGAGATGGCCATGTTCTATAGATCTACCTCTGTGCCGTCGACCAGCTGCTCACCGTCGCAACCTACGCCAAGATCGGCAGCGAGCTGCACGCCCTTAACAACACGAGCTGGCTCGCAACGGCGTGAGTCCAAatcccccccttccccccctctcctccctcgcccttGACTAACAGACgcctcacctcacctcccTCAACAGCTACTACATCACCCTGACCAGCTTCCAGCCGCTCTACGGCAAGCTGAGCGACATCTTCGGCCGCAAGGAGtgcctcctcttcgcctACGTCGTCTTTGCCCTCGGCTCCCTGGGctgcggcctcgccggctccTTTCCCCAACTCTgcgtcgcccgcgccgtcgccggcatcggcggcggcggcatgaacagcgtcgtcgccatcctcctcaGCGACATCGTGCCCCTGCGCGAGCGCGGCGTCTGGCAGGGCTACCTCAACATTatcttcgccgccggcacctCCACCGGCGCCccgctcggcggcctgctcgccgacTCGGTCGGCTGGCGCTGGTCCTTCGCCGGCCAGGTCCCGCTGTGCGTGCTCGCCTTCGTCACCGTCTacttcgtcctcgacctgccGCCCCCCGACCACGCCCACTGGCGCGAAAAGGTCCGCCGCGTCgacttcctcggcgccgccaccctcgtcgccgccgtcgtcgccctgctcgtcggcctcgactcGGGCTCCAACCACGGCTGGTCCGCCCCcgtcaccctcgccgccctcgccgcgaCCCCGatcctcttcgccgccttcgtcttcgtcgagaTGCGCGTCGCCTCCCACCCCTTCGCCCCCGGCCACGTCATCTTCGACCGCTCGCTCTTCGCCTGCTACCTCGCCAACttcttcggcatcgccgcccacatcgcctccatcttcttcctgcccctcttcttccaggcCGTCCAGGGCGCCTcggccaccgtcgccggcgccgctctCGTCCCGGCCATGGTCGCCTCTGTCACCGCGAGCGTCTCCGCCGGCGTCTTCATGAAGCGCACCGGCCGCTATTACACGCTGACCGTGCTGGCGTACGGCTTCATggtgctcgccgtcgccccgaCGGTGGTCTTCCTGCGCCTGCGGtcctcggccggcgtcgtcgccggcatggCGCTGctcgcgctcggcggcggcgccggcatcacgACTACGCTTGTCGCGCTGCTGTCCAACGCCGCGGTGCAGGAttcggccgtcgtcgtcgcctgctCGTACCTGTTCCGCTCGCTGGGGTCCAGCATCGGCATCAGCGTGTGCTCGGCCGTGCTGCAGCAGGTGCTTCGCACCCAGCTGGCCGCGCGTCtgagcgacggcgacgaggcgcgccgcgtcgaggagaGGGTCCGCGAGAGCCTCGACTACATCCGCGAGCTGCCGCCCGCCATGGCTGCCGAGGTCCGGGCCAGCTACCAGATCGCGACGCTGGGCGCCATGGTCCCCGTggcggtgctgctggtgctcgCTTTCGTCTCGACGTTCTTTATCCGCGAGAAGGCCTTGGGCAAGTAGGCCATGAGGGTGTGCCGTTAGGGAGGGGCATCACTCGGTGTCTGTCATTGAGAGCGTGTAGACTTCCGCGTGGGAGATGGGTGATTGGATGTACACACATATGGTAACAACCGTGTTGCCAATAAAAGGGAGGAAGGAGTAGATCAGCTGCAGTCGGTTGTGAGAAGGGCATATCAAGGGCACATCAAAAGTTTGACAGAGTGGCGTGAGAGAACCATTCATAGAGTTGTTGTCGCTAATGCCGGTATGCCCTATGTCCAATACCCTGTATCGTTCACCATAAATGTGTTATTCGTCTCACCTGTGCGACTTCAAGCCAGGCAGACAAACTAGTCTGCCATTTGTATATACATTTacctgcgccgcctccggtGCATCTTGTATGAAGCCTGCTTGGGTGGCAGACTCTTTTCTTTTGGGCCAatcgacgacgccgcagGCGGCGCAGGAACACACGTCGCAACGTCATTGGCTTCTCTTTCCCTTGCGTGAGATAGAGCACACAGCCTCGGACGGGGGATGAATCAGTACTTGCCATCTGCCTCCCCAACACAGTGAGTTTACATTCTACAGGATGGTCGAGACGCGGCAAGTTTGAATATTGTCTCGACGCCGGATACTGGGCCGTCGATTCCAAAGCCTAGCAGCTATGAAGACAGCACACCGTGAACCTCATGACGACGCCGCAGAGGAAATCAAATGGGAGATTTTACGGCTAAAGAACGAGGCTGTGTCCGATGACACAAAGGGGCACTCCTGCGAGCACTGCCAGATTTTCATCATCAGACTCCGGCCGGTGGTGAACCATAGCTCAGAACATGGTGGGAAGACTTTGCATTTTGACACGACAGACCAGGAAGTCTTCAACATGGCCGCGTCGGGCTGCGCCTTCTGGTCGATGATCAGAGAACGGATTGTCTACCTGCAATTAAAGGAGAAGGTTGAACAAGAACCCGAGAGGGTTTTTTTCGATCGTGAAAAACATGGCTTTCAGCTGTCGGATAAGCATTACGAAGACCTCGCCGTCTCTCTTGGTGGTCTCGAGGGGAGGAAGTTCCTACGCCTTCACCACAACTCGGTTGTCGACTGGATCCGCCCCCGGAAGCATATCTTCACAAACTCTTCCATGTGCCAAAAGCTCCCGCCGCCTTCCCCGTACCAAAAGAGGATTCTGGTTCAGCTCATCATGAGTTTCTCTCGCGTCAGATGGAACTCTTTTTGTGTGGACGTCAGACTGGGTGTCTTCAAAAGTCCTACCGAGACCGGTTTGATAGAACAAAGGGCTTCGTTTTTGGCATTGGTACCCCCGGGTAAGTTTATATCCGTTGTCGGTTGCAAAGACGGAGCTAAGGCTGAACACTGCGCCTTGTAGTCAACATTGCAGAAGCGTACGAGAACACTGTCGCATCGCCTATTAATCTGCTGCCCAACAGTCCAACTACGTTTGCCCTTATTAAAAATTGGCTGCGGAGATGTGAGGTCCAACACAAGTGTGGAATCCTCAACTTACCCTCCTTGATGCCGTCACTGATCCTTAAGGTGTTAAGCCGGGACTCGGCAATATTGATCCAAGTGCCATCGAACATGATAGAGAGGTACCTCGCGCTATCCTACTGCTGGGGGCGAGGGACCCAGAAACTTCTTCTTAACAAGGACAATAAGTCCGCTTTGATGTCCGGAATCAGCATACCGCAGTTGGACCCGACCATTCGGGACGCCATGATCACAACGTACGAGCTCGGTTACGAGCTCCTCTGGATTGACGCAGTTTGTATTCttcaagacgacgaggattTTAAAGCGAGGGAGCTGTCTAGGATGGGCGACATCTACCGATGTGCCTcattcaccatcgtcgcgTCCGCAGCAAAGGAGGTCAGCGAGGGGTTTCTCGCCAAGCGAGCCTCAACCATGGAGAAACTCGTCCCAGCAGACAAGCAATCGCAGCTCGTGTTCAAGATGGAAGCCAATTGGCACTACAGGTCTTCGGCCGACCCGGCACCGTTTCCCGTTATTCTCAGACCGGGACCGAAAGGGATGGACAGCCAGGAACCGTGGTACAGGCGGGCATGGACGCTTCAAGAAGCCCTGTTCAGCAGGCGGCAGCTCCAGTATCGCGAAAGCCAGACGACGTGGATCTGCTACTGCACCGAACAGAAGGCGCAGCAGTATGACGGTTGGATGGACGCCAAATGGCACTGCGACCCGGGTTACGGCGACGCAGGCATCCTGGAAGAAGTGACGGAATTGTTGTGGAATCACCTCAAACCTGCTCACGTTTCCACCATCCACGACTGTTGGTATCGTCTCGTTACCGCCTACTGCGACCGGGAGATGACGCACCAGACGGACCGCCTGCCTGCGATATCCGCCATAGCAAGAGAGTTTGCGTTCATCTCAGGAGACGAGTATCATTACGGGCTGTGGAAGTCTGATCTGGTAATGGGTCTAGGGTGGAAGGTAAAGGCCGGTTCTCCGCCATCACGCGAAggccgtgctgctgctggttcACGGCCAGCACCTTCCTGGAGTTGGGCATCTGTTAGTTGCGGAATAACTTGGTTGAGCTTAGACCCTCGGAAGAAGAGCAAAGACTTTGATGTGCTAGGCTGCTATATCAACCTGTCATTACCGAGGGGCCTCTCCGGCGAGGTCCAAGCAACCGATATTCACATCCGCGGCTTGATCGTGTCCCTTTCCCCCATCCCGAAGCTCTATGCTGAGTCACAGGGGGTCAGGTCGGTGGACGGTCTGTTCTACATACACCTTGATTATACGGACGACGACAGACTGTGGGCGGATTCCGGGTCCAAAGCTGAACTGCTGGTACTTAGTACCAAAACAAAGTTGGTAAACGGTATCGTGCTGGTGGAGAAGGGCACTGGCCGGTACGTCCGCGTTGGCACCTTTGAAACTGTACAGTACTGGGAACGGAGGGGAGCAGTAGGCTGGTCAACAAAAAAAGAATACCTGGCTCAGGTTAGGAGATTTttcggcggcaaggagaaCATTCGTGAGCTTGTGCTGGTCTAGAAGGGGTATCCAAGTACCGTAAGTCACTCAAGCGAAGCAGGGTTGGCGACTTTCTTCACTTTTGTATGCCCGTGTCTCAGGGTTTTCATTTACTCTGCCAGCGTCAAGAAGGTAGTTGATACTTTGGTGTATTTCAACCTCATTTGTCTGCCTCGGTAACATATCAAGACTTTTGGTCCCCGGAAACCCCCCTAAGGATAGTGCTACCTTCTTTTAGCCCGTTAGACCTTGTGACAAGGACGATGGTCAGTGGTGATGACATTGTTTCACGTGTCTATATTGTCTGGGTCTGGAGTAATCATTCTAGGAACAGTCTAAGAGCCATAGCTAGAAATATCTGATATTTGGTATTGGCTGGTTGGGACCGCAGAAACTCTACAACATGAGCAGTTTAGCCGTCCTTTGACACTGCATGCCAGAAAGCTGTATGTTTTTTCTTACCAATTTGTTGCTGTTGACTTTTCAAGTTTCTTAGAGTAGTAGGGGAATGTTGGATTGAGGACTCCAAGCCTTGCACAAGAATTTCTAATAGGCAAGTAGAGGGGTTTATTAATGAAGCGAATGCTGCAAGTCTGGACCCGGAGGTAAAACGGAGTTCGAACTGAGCGGGTTAATGATAAGTTAAACTGCGCGCACTGCACCTGAGTTGATTGTAGGAATATGACCCCGGACAGGATCCGGGCCGCAATATCAAAAGTGCTCGTGAAGATCGCCTTTGCGACTTTGGGTGCCTCGTTGTGGACATGCCCATCAAGCCGCTAATTCCTCCTGCAGGTTCGGCTCCGTTCAACCTGAGATAATCTGCTCAATACCGCTCAgcccgccttcttggcgtcAGCTTCACAGACGGCACCGGAACCCGCAGGATGGTCAGCAACACACCCAGGTTTTTGTTTCTGTGGTAGATTACTCGTTGGCGGGTGCGACCGCCATTGGAGGATATAGAGTTGACGACCGCCTGAGTAACGGTCTCATTCGTACTACTACTGCGACTGCAATATACTGCAACCTCTCCGATGAGCCTtacgccgagaagctgaCAGCACATGACGCGCATTCCGCGGCGTATCATTGGCAGCATGTAAGTCGGAACCCTTAGACGAGTTGCCACAGTGCCCACACGAGGTCGGATCTGCTTCCGGGTCAGACGAACTAATGCAGTAACCCCCCCTGATGCGTTCTCCGTCATTCTAGACAGTAAACTGACCAGGTTAGCAAGGTCTGCTCTCCATACGTCCCGGCCAATGACTCAGGCCTGGTAATGTGCTCCAGGACCAATGGCACAACACAGCCTGCGAGGGTTGCCAAAAGCGTCTCaccggcaacagcagcaacggaCAGGATCGTATGCGCTCCTCGAGTTGCAATGTCGGTACGGCTGCAGGTTTTTGAAGGATTCGAAACCCTGTCAAGAACTCCGGATGGGATGGGCTCTCATGCACCGGTATAAAGACCCTTCGTCGACACGAGTACAGAAGATGAAGGAAGTCTCGCCCACCGTCTCTTAACGAAATCCATCAAACAGACACACCGGTTGTCGGCGGTATCTGTGGACTACCCACTCCTCAAGATGGTCCTCACACTCGCGCAGAACTGCGTGCCGGGCGCCTTCGACCCGTCCGTCTTTGGCGCCTCGGTGCTGGCCCTCGAGGCGAACCTGGTGACGAACTACAGCGCCTCGGCCCCGGAAGGCGTCCGCTTcacctcgccggccgccgagctccgcAACGCCACCTTCTGcaacgtcaccgtcaccTACACTCACCCGGGCCAGGGCGATAGg encodes:
- a CDS encoding Putative major facilitator superfamily, MFS transporter superfamily, with protein sequence MTGSADGLPVATETSPLLRNSGSETANGTTVEVENGHANGAPAAADDANDNRDGNPEMAKKMHILLPAVSIGIYLCAVDQLLTVATYAKIGSELHALNNTSWLATAYYITLTSFQPLYGKLSDIFGRKECLLFAYVVFALGSLGCGLAGSFPQLCVARAVAGIGGGGMNSVVAILLSDIVPLRERGVWQGYLNIIFAAGTSTGAPLGGLLADSVGWRWSFAGQVPLCVLAFVTVYFVLDLPPPDHAHWREKVRRVDFLGAATLVAAVVALLVGLDSGSNHGWSAPVTLAALAATPILFAAFVFVEMRVASHPFAPGHVIFDRSLFACYLANFFGIAAHIASIFFLPLFFQAVQGASATVAGAALVPAMVASVTASVSAGVFMKRTGRYYTLTVLAYGFMVLAVAPTVVFLRLRSSAGVVAGMALLALGGGAGITTTLVALLSNAAVQDSAVVVACSYLFRSLGSSIGISVCSAVLQQVLRTQLAARLSDGDEARRVEERVRESLDYIRELPPAMAAEVRASYQIATLGAMVPVAVLLVLAFVSTFFIREKALGK
- a CDS encoding Putative heterokaryon incompatibility; its protein translation is MKTAHREPHDDAAEEIKWEILRLKNEAVSDDTKGHSCEHCQIFIIRLRPVVNHSSEHGGKTLHFDTTDQEVFNMAASGCAFWSMIRERIVYLQLKEKVEQEPERVFFDREKHGFQLSDKHYEDLAVSLGGLEGRKFLRLHHNSVVDWIRPRKHIFTNSSMCQKLPPPSPYQKRILVQLIMSFSRVRWNSFCVDVRLGVFKSPTETGLIEQRASFLALVPPVNIAEAYENTVASPINLLPNSPTTFALIKNWLRRCEVQHKCGILNLPSLMPSLILKVLSRDSAILIQVPSNMIERYLALSYCWGRGTQKLLLNKDNKSALMSGISIPQLDPTIRDAMITTYELGYELLWIDAVCILQDDEDFKARELSRMGDIYRCASFTIVASAAKEVSEGFLAKRASTMEKLVPADKQSQLVFKMEANWHYRSSADPAPFPVILRPGPKGMDSQEPWYRRAWTLQEALFSRRQLQYRESQTTWICYCTEQKAQQYDGWMDAKWHCDPGYGDAGILEEVTELLWNHLKPAHVSTIHDCWYRLVTAYCDREMTHQTDRLPAISAIAREFAFISGDEYHYGLWKSDLVMGLGWKVKAGSPPSREGRAAAGSRPAPSWSWASVSCGITWLSLDPRKKSKDFDVLGCYINLSLPRGLSGEVQATDIHIRGLIVSLSPIPKLYAESQGVRSVDGLFYIHLDYTDDDRLWADSGSKAELLVLSTKTKLVNGIVLVEKGTGRYVRVGTFETVQYWERRGAVGWSTKKEYLAQVRRFFGGKENIRELVLV